Sequence from the Pseudosulfitobacter pseudonitzschiae genome:
GTTTTGGCGGAATCCTGCTTTGCGCCATCCCGCCCTTTCCTGCCAAGCGATTCGCAGGCCGCGCGGGACTATGCGGATATCATCCGTGGCGATTTCGAAGACTACATCCAGGATATCCAGAGCTACTTCCGTTGCCTCGACAGCGAACGCGCCCGCGCTTTCGAGGAAGCGCGCGAAGTCAGCGAGGAATATGGCCGATTTCTACAATCGGTAGGGGATTGATGGGCAACCTCGGGAGCATCAGACTTGCAGCCCATGGAAACCAGACGCCGATAACACCCTCATATATCTACTTTTTAGATAACAGATTTCATCCGCTAGCGACGTCACAAAAGGTATGTGACGCGTGGCAAAGACAATCAGAAGCACGGGACAGGTGGCACTTTGCCAGGCGTTGGTCGACGCGCGTAAAAGCGCAGGCTTGGGCCAGGACGACTTGGCGGACAGGCTCAAGTGCCATCAATCTCTCGTGGCACGCCTCGAAAGCGGTGAACGCCGGATCGACGTCGTCGAACTGGTCGTTCTGGCGCGCGCCATCGGCTTTGACCCCTTCGAGGTTTTGGCGATCGTCGAAGCCGCCACGGAGCCCGACCACAGGATTTAAGCAATTTCATCAATCGAGAGCACGGGAGCTGACTTCTCCCGTTGTGAATTCGTTACCGCGAGGACGAACAGTAACCGATTTTAACGAGGCCCGGCATATGGTTGCAGCAAACGCTTTGGATCTGAGCTGCTATCCGCAACGCCAATTTGCAGGAAGTCAGTAAACAGTGAACGAAAATGAGGTCGAAGGCGTCGCGATCGCCAATTTGATCGCAGCCGATGAAAAAACCATTGTCGGCTGGGTATATCGCTGGAACACAGGTGCTCTGGCAATCCGGTGGGACATGCATGGCCCACAGCGCGTCTCAAGGATTTACCCGGATCTTAGCGATGCCGATAAAGCTGAAATCGACTTCGCGTCTCTCACGCAGCTGCCCTGTCGCGACGACTGACATGGAAGACTATGGCCTTTATGGCCGTCGATTGTGTGCTTGTGCCTGCGTTACAGGTTTAATCTTTACAAGGCTCTGTGCGACGTCGCGGCGCCTCAACAGTCAGTAATTGACCTGCTCGAAGCCGTAATTCCCGCTATAGTCACGCCACTCCGCGAAGACGGATCTGTGATAAATGCTCGGACAGTGCTCGCCCCATCGCTCGAGACCGGCATGCGCAGCAGGCAGCGCTGCGGGTGACGACGCCCTCCAGGAAAAATCGCCCTGGATCCCGTAGGTGCCGAGGACAACGACGGCACTGCGGTTGCAGTCGCCATCTCGCCCGGATTCGTGCTGGCGAGCATAACGAACGTCAAAGACGCGAATAGAGCGCACGAAATTGAATTCCGGCCCGCTGATATCGATGTCGGCGCGGTCTTCTACGAGCTGGAGGGCGTAATCAGCCCTTACGAGGTTGTCCCAAGCCGCGTTGGAGCCTTTCAGCCCGAGCATTCCGCCTGCCTCGGCTGCCTGATCAAAAAGCGGGGTTGAAGAGTTTGGTGGGGTTCCTGAACCACCATATAGGGCATCGAAGATCCGGTCCGTGGGGCGCGACCTGGCAGGACCATCGTAAGACGCACCCATGGGGCAGCGCCAAATCTGAAGCGGCGGCTCCACCGGCCAAGGTGTGATGCGCCGGATGAACTCGGCCCGCGCGCGTGCGCATGGCACAGAAGCCGGCCAGCCACCGGACAAACACAGCAAGATGGCGCAGTCGATCGGATAGGTTTGGGCGCGGGCTTGCGTGGGAACTGTTGGGCCGGACAAGGCGAGAGCTAAAAAGGCCGCCAGAGCGAGGTTTTTGAATTCGAAACGCATGGCAAGGACCCTTGACAATCTTCACCCAGCATACATACGAAAATATACTATTGCAACATTGATGATGCGTATAACAGTTGCGGTGATCAGCAAGATCGCGAGCTGACAGCGTCGGCTTGCCCACCCTGAGGAAACCATGCGTTCCAGCGATTAGCCTTGATCGCATTGATTGCGATGATTACACTCCTATCAGGAGGAGATCATGGCAAGCATTACCATCCGGAACCTTGACGATGACGTGAAGCGCCGCCTTCGCATCCGTGCGGCTGAGCACGGCCGTTCGATGGAAGAGGAGGCGCGCGAGATCTTGCGCCATGTTGTCGGCGAAGCGAAGCCATCCCACGATCTTGCCGCGGCCATCCGCGAGCGGGTCGCGCCTCTGGGTGGCGTTGATCTCGACCTTCCGCAGCGTGAAGCCATGCGTGAACCGCCCGCGTTCGACCAGGCCTGACGCATGATCATCCTCGACACGAATGTCCTCTCTGAGCTGTTGCGCCCGGCTCCCGAGCCGAGGGTCGAGCAATGGCTGTCGGCGCAGGACGGGCTCAACGTCTACCTGACCTCGATATCGGAAGCGGAACTGCGCTACGGCCTCGCGATCATGGGGAACGGCAAGCGGCGCGCCGCGCTGGTTGATGCAGTGGACAGCATCCTGCGTGAGGACCTTGCGGGGCGCATTCTGCCTTTCGACAGCGCCGCCGCGCAGTCCTATGCCGCCATCTCCGCCGCACGACGGTCCGCCGGGCGACCGATCACCCAGGCCGATTGCCAGATTGCCTCAATTGCCCACACCCGTGGTGCCTCCGTCGCCACGCGCAACACGCCTGACTTCGAGGGTTGCGAGATCGACCTGATCAACCCCTGGACTACCGCATGAACGCCGTTGAGATTGAACAAGCCGTTTCCGAACTCGCCGAGCAGCCCTTTGATGCGGCAGAGTTCCCCTATGCCTTCCTCATGGCCTTCGGAAACAAGGAGACGACAATCAAGCGCCTGCGCACCGGCGCATCGAACAAGTCCGACATCGGCGGCGTCCTGCAGACCAACAACATCCACCTTGCGACCTGCGTCCCGGGCGAAATCGCGGCAACCCTCGCCGCCCTGCGCGAAAGCCCTGCCACCTCCCGCGCCAAGGCGAAGTTCATCCTCGCCACTGACGGCATCGACCTCGAGGCCGAGGACATCACCACCGGCGAGACCATCGCCTGCCGCTACACCGATTTCCCCGATCACTTCGGCTTCTTCCTGCCGCTCGCCGGCATCTCTACCGTCAAGCAGATCCGCGAAAGTGCGTTTGACATCCGCGCCACCAGCCGCCTCAACCGGCTCTATGTCGAGCTGATCAAGGACAACCCCGACTGGGGCAGCGCCGAAAAACGCCACGACATGAACCATTTCATGGCGCGGCTGATCTTCTGCTTCTTCGCCGAAGACACCGACATCTTCGTCAGCGACAACCTGTTCACCGCCACCATCGACCAGATGGCGAACCGCGACGGGTCGAACACGCACGAAGTCATCGGCGAGATCTTCCGTGCGATGAACACCGCCATCCCCAAACGGGCCGAGGCCAAGCTGCCCCGCTGGGCCGACACCTTTCCCTATGTGAACGGTGGCCTCTTCTCGGGCAGCACCGATGTGCCGCGCTTTTCCAAGATCGCGCAGCGCTACCTGTCCCATATCGGCAGCCTCGACTGGACACAGATCAACCCCGATATTTTCGGCTCGATGATCCAGGCCGTCGCGGATGAGTTGGAACGCTCGGTCCTCGGCATGCACTACACGTCCGTGCCGAACATTCTGAAGGTGCTGAACCCGCTCTTCCTAGATGATCTGCGGGCAGAACTGGAGGCGGCGGGCGACAACGCCCGCAAGCTGGCCAATCTGCGCGCCCGCATGGCCAAGATCCGCGTGTTCGACCCCGCCTGCGGGTCGGGCAACTTCCTTGTGATCGCCTACAAGGAAATGCGCGCGATCGAGTATGAGATCAACAAGCGCCGGGGCGAGCCGCTGCGCCGCACCGACATTCCCCTGACCAACTATCGCGGGATCGAACTACGCGACTTCTCGGCCGAGATCGCGCGGCTGGCGCTGATCATCGCGGAATATCAATGCGACGTGACCTATCGCGGCCAGAAAGAGGCGTTGGCCGAGTTCCTGCCGCTAGACGCGCAGAACTGGATCACCTGTGGCAACGCCCTGCGGCTGGACTGGCTGTCGGTCTGCCCGCCCACGGGGACGGGGGTGAAGTTTCAAGCGGATGACTTGTTCATGTCGCCGCTGGATCAGGCGCAGATCGATTTCGCGAATGAAGGAGGCGAGACGTATGTTTGCGGAAACCCGCCTTATGTCGGCGACAAATATCAGACCAAGGAGCAAAAGGACGATCTGAACGCGCTGCTACCAGGAAACAAAAAAGTACGTGCAATTGACTACATCGCGGGTTGGTTCTGGAAGGCATCGGACTTCATCAAGTATGGCGGCTGTTTCGCGTTTGTTTCTACAAACTCGATTTGCCAAGGTGTCCAAGTTCCGTTGATCTGGCCCCGAATTTTTCAGAACGGACAAGAAATATTTTTCGGACATCAGAACTTTCTTTGGGGCAATAATGCGAGCAAGAATGCTCAGGTCACCTGTGTGATCGTTGGGATCGCCGCTGTTGGTGAACGGTCCAAAGCTATTTATGGAGCTGACTTCATGAAGTCAGTCGAAGCCATAAATGCATACCTCACCGAAGGGGCCAATATTATTGTTGAACGTGCCTCTGAACCAATTGCAGAGATAGCGACAATGTTCGGCGGCAACATACCGCGGGATCAGGGCAACCTGTTACTGTCGCCTGACGAAGCGAACGATCTCTTGGAAGGTTTCCCTCAGGCATCTCCTCTCGTGAAGCCAATTGTAGGATCGAGCGAGTTCATCAATGGGCAACAAAGATATTGTCTTTGGATTGAAGATCACCAAGCAGAACTTGCATTCTCAATACCTCCGATTGCGGAACGTTTGGAGCGCATTCGAATCTACCGACAGGGTGGGAGCGAGCGCGGCAAAGCGGGCTTGCTGACGCCGTACAAGTTCGAGCGAACAATCATTGGAGAAGTAAATTCCATCGTCGTTCCAAGCGTATCCTCTGAACGTCGAGAATACCTGCCGTGTGGCTTGATGCCCAGTGACGTTCGCGTATCCAATCTCGCTCTCGCATTATACGATGCCCCGCTCTGGAACATGGCGCTGATCGCCTCGCGCCTGCATCTGGTCTGGATCGCCACGGTTTGCGGGAAGCTGGAAACTCGATATCGCTACTCTAACACCATGGGCTGGAACACCTTCCCCGTCCCGAAACTGACCGAAAAGAACCGCGCCGACCTGACAGCGGCGGCCGAAGGTATCCTTCTGGCCCGCGAGGCGCATTTCCCCGCCACCATCGCCGACCTCTACGACCCCGAAAAAATGCCCGCCAACCTCCGCGCAGCGCATGACCACAACGACGAGGTGCTGGAACGCATCTACATCGGCCGCCGTTTCCGCAACGACACCGAACGGCTGGAAAAACTGTTCGAGATGTACACGAAGATGACGACGAAGGTGAGCGCATGAGCGACTTTAACAGCATGACGTTGATGGCAGCGGGCGAGATGATTGCTGAAATGTCGACACAAACCGCTTTCTCGTCTCTCACCCTAGGGTGGGGTGTTGACGAATTCTGTGGTTCTGGATCGGTAGCATCGAAGGCCATTGAAATGGTTCGGTTCGCAAGAAGCAGTATGGGGGGACGTTCTGTTCCGACGGTCAACGGAAACTGTGACCTAAGCAGAGCCATGATTGAGCATGCAATTACGGCATCCGAGCAAAGCAAGCGCAACAAGCCAGATGTCTGGTTGCGTCTTCTTGCTGGTCTGAAAATGGATGGCTTCACACTTGTGGAAGAGGAGGTTCCAGACCCAATGGGCAGATCTTCCATTTTCGATGACGCTCCAAGGGTCATTACACAGACTGTTCTCAGGCGGATGCTGCCTGAGGATGTACCTGAGACAGATTTTCGAGAGGCGACCAGCGAAATTGAGGCCTTACTTGGTCGGCACGGGTTGGGCGCCGCCAAGGGGCATTTGGATCAAGCGATTCAGAACTTTTCGCAAGGGAACTGGTCTTCCGCCAACGCGATGATCAGAGATTTCTATCAGGAACTGCTGGACAAAATTGCGGAGTATTTTGGATGTGATCCTAAGGTTAGCGATGACGCAAAGAGGCAATATCTTGCAGATACAAAATCGGGACCGTTCCTACTTCACGAATACAATGAGTGGGAGAACGACAGAGGCAAACCTGCGTACGTATTGGGGTTGTGGGCAAGATTGCATCCGCACGGCAGCCATCCGGGCCTGTCAGATGAAGAAGATTGTGCTTTTCGGTTTCAAATAATCCTGATCACAGCCCGCATATTTTTAAGACGTTTTGATAAGCGGGTGAGAGGTCAATGATCAAAGGTTTTCCCTCCATTTCGATTATTTATGCCACCAACGGTAGCCCGGCCAAGCCGAACGACCTGGGCCGGCGAGCAATACAGGAATGCCCCTACGACAAACGCTACCCAGGCGTGGTGGGTCAGAAAGTGGACACACTATGACCCTTGACCCTGTCATGAGCGCGGAACGCACCCGCAGGTTGGTGGACGATCTGCGTGCCAAACCAGCGGAAACCACATGGATCGAGTTCAAGGAAAACAATGCCGACGGGCCGTTGATCGGCAAGCTGATCTCTGCCTTGTCCAATGCTGCACGGCTGGCCGATCAGCACTATGCCTATGTGGTCTGGGGGGTGCGAGACGGCGATCATGCGGTTGTCGGCACGAGTTTCGAGCCGACCGTGAAAAAGGAGAAGGGGCAGCCGCTCGAACTGTGGGTGGCCAACCACCTCCAGCCGGGCATCGAGTTCCGGTTCGAAGAGGTCGATCATGACGGGCAGCGCCTGATCCTGCTGACTATCCCCGCCGCCGCAACCGCTCCGGTAGAGTTTGACCGGACCGCCTATTTGCGCATCGGCAGTGCCACGCCGCGCCTGTCCGACCATCCGGAACGCCTGCGTGCCCTCTGGAGCAAGTTGCAGCCCTACGCTTGGGAGACAGGCGTCGCGGCGCAGTTCCTGTCCGGCGACGACGTTCTTGCGCGGCTGAATTACGCCAACTACTTCGATCTTACGGGCCAGCCCTTGCCGGATAACAGGCAGGGGATCTTCGACAAGCTATTGGCAGATCGTCTGATCCAGAAAGATGTAAGCGACCGCTGGAACATTACCAATCTGGGCGCAATCCTGTATGCCAAGAAACTTTCCGATTTCGGCCCCTCTGTAGAGCGCAAAGGGGTTCGTTTCGTGGCCTATGCTGGCACCGGACGTGCAGATGACGTGAGCCACCGCCAGGACGGCCAGCGCGGCTATGCAGCGGGATTTCAGGGGCTGGTGGATTACATCGACGGCCTTCTGCCCCGCAACGAATTGATTGGTAAAGCATTCCGCGAGGAGCGTCCGCTCTACCCGTCGATAGCGATCCGCGA
This genomic interval carries:
- a CDS encoding helix-turn-helix domain-containing protein, with amino-acid sequence MAKTIRSTGQVALCQALVDARKSAGLGQDDLADRLKCHQSLVARLESGERRIDVVELVVLARAIGFDPFEVLAIVEAATEPDHRI
- a CDS encoding FitA-like ribbon-helix-helix domain-containing protein gives rise to the protein MASITIRNLDDDVKRRLRIRAAEHGRSMEEEAREILRHVVGEAKPSHDLAAAIRERVAPLGGVDLDLPQREAMREPPAFDQA
- a CDS encoding type II toxin-antitoxin system VapC family toxin, with protein sequence MIILDTNVLSELLRPAPEPRVEQWLSAQDGLNVYLTSISEAELRYGLAIMGNGKRRAALVDAVDSILREDLAGRILPFDSAAAQSYAAISAARRSAGRPITQADCQIASIAHTRGASVATRNTPDFEGCEIDLINPWTTA
- a CDS encoding class I SAM-dependent DNA methyltransferase gives rise to the protein MNAVEIEQAVSELAEQPFDAAEFPYAFLMAFGNKETTIKRLRTGASNKSDIGGVLQTNNIHLATCVPGEIAATLAALRESPATSRAKAKFILATDGIDLEAEDITTGETIACRYTDFPDHFGFFLPLAGISTVKQIRESAFDIRATSRLNRLYVELIKDNPDWGSAEKRHDMNHFMARLIFCFFAEDTDIFVSDNLFTATIDQMANRDGSNTHEVIGEIFRAMNTAIPKRAEAKLPRWADTFPYVNGGLFSGSTDVPRFSKIAQRYLSHIGSLDWTQINPDIFGSMIQAVADELERSVLGMHYTSVPNILKVLNPLFLDDLRAELEAAGDNARKLANLRARMAKIRVFDPACGSGNFLVIAYKEMRAIEYEINKRRGEPLRRTDIPLTNYRGIELRDFSAEIARLALIIAEYQCDVTYRGQKEALAEFLPLDAQNWITCGNALRLDWLSVCPPTGTGVKFQADDLFMSPLDQAQIDFANEGGETYVCGNPPYVGDKYQTKEQKDDLNALLPGNKKVRAIDYIAGWFWKASDFIKYGGCFAFVSTNSICQGVQVPLIWPRIFQNGQEIFFGHQNFLWGNNASKNAQVTCVIVGIAAVGERSKAIYGADFMKSVEAINAYLTEGANIIVERASEPIAEIATMFGGNIPRDQGNLLLSPDEANDLLEGFPQASPLVKPIVGSSEFINGQQRYCLWIEDHQAELAFSIPPIAERLERIRIYRQGGSERGKAGLLTPYKFERTIIGEVNSIVVPSVSSERREYLPCGLMPSDVRVSNLALALYDAPLWNMALIASRLHLVWIATVCGKLETRYRYSNTMGWNTFPVPKLTEKNRADLTAAAEGILLAREAHFPATIADLYDPEKMPANLRAAHDHNDEVLERIYIGRRFRNDTERLEKLFEMYTKMTTKVSA
- a CDS encoding ATP-binding protein; its protein translation is MSAERTRRLVDDLRAKPAETTWIEFKENNADGPLIGKLISALSNAARLADQHYAYVVWGVRDGDHAVVGTSFEPTVKKEKGQPLELWVANHLQPGIEFRFEEVDHDGQRLILLTIPAAATAPVEFDRTAYLRIGSATPRLSDHPERLRALWSKLQPYAWETGVAAQFLSGDDVLARLNYANYFDLTGQPLPDNRQGIFDKLLADRLIQKDVSDRWNITNLGAILYAKKLSDFGPSVERKGVRFVAYAGTGRADDVSHRQDGQRGYAAGFQGLVDYIDGLLPRNELIGKAFREERPLYPSIAIRELIANALIHQDMTITGAGPLIELFSDRMEITNPGAPLVSPDRFLDSPPRSRNEALASLMRRMKLCEEQGTGIDKVISAVELHQLPPPDFRMEGDAVRVVLFAPRRFADMTPEEAVRACYQHAALKYVGGQKMTNATLRERLGIDDQNAAQASRVIRATLDAGLIRPADAERPRAGYVPSWA